tagCTTGGGTGAGGATACCCTAAatactatatacatatatatatatatatatatatgtatatctcttgATATGTATGTTTGTCTATCTCTTGATCACTTTAATTCTTCAAATACATGATATTGATATGGTACAATCTATACATATACCATCGGAGCAgactatatgtgtgtatatgaagCAATGACATTGCATTTTTACTATGCTTTTGGTTGCATTTTGATTACTCAATTGGGATTTAGTTTTGGCAGAGCTTTTTGTCTGTATTTGGTTTTTGAATCAGGCAATAACAGGATTAATTATGTATATAAATTCAATTGATGGGTTTTTTTAATCTAAGAGATGACTCATTCTTGCATGAACCATGAtcctatatatagatatatgtattgGATCTGCTTCTATCTTCTTGAAAGCTTCATTTGTAAAATCCTTTTTGTAATtctgacagaaaaaaaaattccaattcATATGTGCAAGTGTATATAAAAGAAACAACTGGACGATAGCCTGGTTGGTTACCTCGTCAAACTTAAGGATTAAAGATGCTGAGAGTTCGAAAAAATGTGTATATAAAAGAAGATggcatatatatctatatatatacttgagctgtctataataaaaaaatgaagctAGAAATAGAAGCACTGTGTACAAgtgaatgatttttttgtttaatgaaCAAAGATAAGCATATATATTGTATTCTCTATTAATTAGATTTGATCATGGTAATCGAGTGTGTTTCACCTAATTTATTTGATTGCAACGCTTGACCAACCTTTGACACAACATTTCCATGTCTTGATTAATTAAGTTAATTTTGTAATCTCATCAAATATTAACAAAATGTAGTTAGTTGTGAAAGCCTGTCAAGCGACAAGACAAATCAACTAGGCGCAATATAATTGTAGTCACGCGTTGGGTTTTAACCCAACTCACCTTATCGTCATGTGAGATACATGACGCTACACCAATATGTTTGTTCTTTGTTTATGTGTGGCTCTAATAATTAGGTTTAATTGTTTTATTAATATACCAGGAGGTGGCAATAACCAATCAATGCTGGCTCTTATATGATATCAAAATTGCATCGTATGatcatatctatatatgtacatgttgAGAGAATCATTTGCGTTAATAGGTGAAAAGGAATTTTGACGATTTTGTCCCATAACCAAGTTGACACgttttataatatataaatcCCACTTAACATAAAATCAAAGGAACAATGGATTGAGGCCTAACCATGGAGTACTGGTAGTTAAACCTAAATCTAACTGCTCAAGATTTGTTCAATAATCATTGTTCCCTTGAATACAGACAAATCAGTTATTAAGGAAAGGTACATCACAATAACTTTGTGGATGCATAATGTAATATGTTTTGATGACTTTCTTATAACAAAAATACTAAGGATTTCAATGTCTTTTGTCTCGATTATCCTAAATGCTAAGATAGACACACATGATCAATTCGTGAACCCCACATGTCCCATATGGAATCGCATGCATTCATTATTGAGTCAACTATCCTAAATGCTAAGATAGAAACACATGATCCATGCGAGATCGTGAACCCCACATGTCTCATATGAAATCTTATCTTATGCGTTCATTATTGAGACAAAAAACATTAAGATCCATAAAAAGGCTATTTCTGAAAACGCTTTGGACCAATcaacattttttcttttgagtcATTTTTGGTAATTTCACAACTTCCACAGTCTGTATTACATAAAACTGACAGAGATGGCAACTGGTGAGAAGAAATAATACAAAGACAAAATAACTCTGCTCAAACCACAGCATGGAAAACAAAAACCACTATGAAACAAACTTTCTATGATATGAAATTCCACAGTATGCTTCTTTCAAGATGACCACAATGTTCGCTGAGCCAATGAAAAAGAACTCCGTCTCTGAGGCTTTCAGAGTTGTTTCATACTCCCAATTCAGGAGTGATTATGGCACATATTTTGGCATTGGGAGACAAAATGTAAAGAGAAGTTGTAGATACAGGTACACCCTAAGGCCTAAACTGAATAAGCTACACCCCCATACATAAGACCTACAATTGTAACTTTGATTATGGAAAAAAAGAATTATACTTTACTTGATCGACAGCACGCGCGACAAAATTTCTTTTCAAACTCCAACGGTATAGAACACTTACAGTTCTCAAATGGAGGACCATATATCTGAAGGCAGAATGGAGGAACAGCCGTGTGTATTCTATCTTCGACGGCACTTCTCCATGGCAATTCTGAATATATGCATTAATCACTCATTCGGGTTCTACAATTTTTACTAAACTGAGTGCTTTCTTCTCTTCAATTCAGGCTCACCTAACTGCAATGAAACATGAAGCTCTTCATCAGAGTAGTTACTCAGCGCCAGGGGCTTGCATTCTTGGTTTCCACATCGGCCTTTTTCATGCTCTGGAGATGTCCCGGTGAAATTCGGAATGAACTGGTGCTCTATTTTGGGCGGTTTCTCCACCCCATCTTCTATGTGAAACTCTGGGTGCACGAACGGTGCAGTCAATCCTTGATGGGATTCTCCCTCCACCAAGACCTGCTGAATATTCAAATTCAGAGGCTCAAAGTTCACTTCAATTTTATCCCTTGATGGCACCCGGTCTGGGGGAGAATACTCCACGACAGTGGATTCAATCCCTGCTGCGGAAGCATTTATCTGTTCTTCCACTGCAACTgtatcaaaaacatcaaagaaatgaaaaaagaacaaataataATGCGTCATGAATTTGGAAAACAATATAAAACATAGTTAGAAAGGGGTGAGTGGATGACTCTATGTTTtccatttttcctttttcagtCTTCATTCTTCCAAATATCATACATCAATACATCAGGCTGTCTATTGGTATCAATTGCCAAAGCAGAATGATACAAGCTTAACATCTACTTGAATTTATCTGGAAATTTTAATATAGAAACCTGGCTGTGCCCGCTCAAAATGATAAGAATGAATGGCATCCAGCAATCGATATAAAGCAAAACTCAtggaattaaaattaaaaagtaaacatggttttcataaataaataaaaatattaaacatGGTCTCTTGGTGTAACTAATTATAGTTTCAGAGGAAAAGGGCTACGGATTTGGTAAAGGTCTTATTTTCAGAAGAAAATGCACCCCTTTTAATGTAATTACTCGAATGCATTACTTGTTTTCTCAATCTTGTGAATATGGCCAGCCATATAAAAGCAACAGAACAACAAAGCCTGCATAAGTCCAGTAATGCACTGGAAAACTGAAATATTGTACTGGCTGGTTCAGGTGTACAAACCTTGAAGCCCTTCATTTGTTGTGATGAGATCAAGCTCAAGGAGGTCAAGAAGGCGCCCAAGATCAACGCCACTAGTCCAATTCTCCGGAGGGTGGCCAACTTTTAGTTTTAATCGACCTCGATTAGCAGTCCCACCCCATATAATTCCAACTGGCCGTGGTTTCTCACCATTCCGACATGTTAAAAGGATAAGGCTTCCACTATCACCTTCAAGGTCAAAAGTCTGCTGGTTCTCACCAACAACGAGAAAATCAGTTAAGAAACAAATCCCTTTCTGGTCGTTGTATTCAAGAGCATAGGCCATTATGGTCCCAGTAGTCAAGCCAGAGCTTCTTCCAACTTTGACCACTTGCCTTCCAATTAGACTGTTGATTGGAGCCTGCAAGTCTATGATATGGGCATCACCAATCTCACCCACGCCTTTGACTGTTGTGATTATGTTATTCACATTAAAATCTTCTGCAAAAGGAATGAAAGCTCCATCCGCTCGCACAAATGTCTCTGCAGCGTACCAAATTGAAATGGGCATGAATGGGGGTAGGGAAGTATGAGAAATTCATTTACACAAATATAATGGCAGAAAAATCATGCAGCAGACAGCTCCAATATAAACAAGCATACACCTTCTAAAACAGTCTGACAGCTTAAAGCAAAAGATTAAGCTCAATGATCCAGAGGACAAGATTCCACAACAGTCAAATGATgagccagaaaaaaaaaatcctccttTACCATTGTACTTTATAACATATAGATCATTAGGATTTACCAAGTCCACCTCAAATATTTATCGCCTTGCTGATTTCACAAGCTTACACTTTTTAATAAACAACTTCCACAATAACAAGACACAAGGGGAGAGCAAAGCTGATGATTAGTTTCACATATAATCAATAAAACCAGTAAGGCCCAGTTTAGGATCATAGTTAATAACAACATGACTACATGAGCTTGGGTTTGAAGCCTAACAAATAACAACTAAGCTCAACTTAATTTAGTACTCCTTTCCAGTTATTTGACTTGACAACCAACTCAGCAAAATATGAATTCCCAATATTTCACAGAAGTACGACGGTGGAATATAGATGACAGTCTCAGGGGAGGATTACAAAGGGAAATTTCTGGCGGTACCATAACAGAAGCAGATATACATTAATGGGTATATTAATCTAAAACTATATTACCTGGGTTTGTTCCAGCAAAGATTCCATACCAAAGATCATCTGTTATAAATGATGTTGCCCTCTCCACATCACCCAGATACACTCCAGGTCCAAGGCTGGGTGGCAAAGGATGAAACATCTTTTGACTTGGGTAATCCAAATCAACTGCTACATGCCGATTTGTGAGGAAACCAACCTGTCGATTGCCTGTTCGACTTTTCACAATAGCACCCAAAGTCCCACACGTCTCTTGGCTAGAAACCTGCAAGTGTTAAATAGTGTGATTTCAAGAGAAATGAGACAAGTAGAGAAGTTTCTGTACAGACCCATCATTATTATTGACTTAGAGGTCAGGACAAGCAAAAGCAGAGGGTAAAAAAACCATTATGAAACCAACACATTAAAATAGTATATTGGCACAACACATCTATGAAATCTAAATAAGTTCAACTCCCACAAGTTCTGCACTAAGAGTCTAATCTCACAGTTAAATAGCATTAATGTGCGTTCACCAGAAATATTTATTTATCCCGCAAAACAGTTCTTCCCCAACCATACAACTGCATATAAAATGGATTTTCATTGGTCAGATAAGATACCTGGGAACCAGAGCCTATGCATGGATCACTTCCCCTCAAGCCGTCGACAACTTCAGTATATAATTGTTCCTTAGGAGTTTGTGCAGGTGCCCCATAGTATGAGAATTCAACAACATCTACATCACACCATACACCTCCCGGTCCCTGTATCATAGGTTATGAAGCCATTGTGGTTTTCCAAGAAGACAAAGAAATCAGTCGCAGACTTAACTTATATTCTTGATACAAATCCAAAAAAATGTGCGAGGGAAAGAGGttaaaatggaaaaagaaagaaggaaaacagAGAAGCAGGGGACAGGATGGGAAAACAAGCCATAactaaaaagagaacaaaaacttTCAGTCTCTCAAGGAATCATGAAATTTTCCAAGGTTTGAAATTAAAATATGACATGGATGCTCATTGACACTAAGTAATCGAATGAAAGGCCAGAAGAACCAAAATTTATCACCTCAAGAGCAGCAGGTAGGCACTGTGAATGGCTGAGCCATTGCCTATGAACTTTCCGAGCAACAAAAACAAGAATTGCTGGTATATCTGTCAGAACACCCCGTCGAATTCGAAACCCAATTGCCGTTCCAAGACTAAATCGACGCAAGATTTTGCTGTGATATGCCCTTATGGTCATCAACTCAAGTAGGGTGGTAGCCTGCTGTCCAGATGGCAACCGGCCAAGAGTTTCAGGAAGCACTCCCTTCTGAAGGTTTCCAAAATAGTTTTCCCTATCTTCTGCAGCATCATTCAATCGACTCAAAGTAGGCCAAGAGAAATATGCAGCATTGCTCTCTGAGTGCTGACCAGCTGAAGCGAAAGTCTGAAGTGGTGATGGACTTGATGAAGGCAGGTTATGATGATTGCAGTAATTTCTTTCCAAATCTAAAACAGATTCCTCTGATTGTATTGATCCAGAGTGGTGAACTCTTAAATCCAATTTTGTCCTGTCCATCTTTCAGCACTCTGATAGGTTATTAATTCATTGATCGCAGAACCCAAACCTGTAAGTAAATATAAACAGCTAGACTGTAGGGTTTTGTTCATGTTATCAAGCACagttctataaaaaaaaaactaagctgTGTTCCATCTTTCAAACCCTCTCCCCTCTTTCTCCCCCCACCCCAAACCCCAGATACAAAAGAGAAGAAATGGAATATTCATTATTATAAATCTTAGCAAAAAGAAATACCGAAAAAGACATGACTTGTAGtaagaaatgataagaatcaaataagaattgatgaaattatgatcctagatagaaatgaatcgCGGAAACAAATCATGAAAGTATGAacctagatagaaatgaatggtggaTTGAGAAACAAATACATGTAGTGAATTAGGGTTGATTTCTCATACCCCAAAATCTtgagataaaggctcggatgagaACTCTTGGTTGACATAAAATATATGTTGCCAATAGATTAAACATATAACACACAAAAAAGAATATAATATTGGAAACCTGAAAACAAGGAGCAGAAAAAGTGATGGAAAGTATTAAAAACCGGTTTCTTTGATCTCTTCTCTCTTTAAGAGAAAAATCTAGAATAAATCTGTTTGTATCCATAAATCtatcaaaatttataaaaatttgtaAAGCAGTAATTAAAGGTAAGATAGATGCACCAAAAAAATCAATCTTttttaacatgaaaaaaaaaacatggattAAGAGGATATAGTGGCGTCTCTATTTAATTGAAATCTCAAAGAGGATAAGGGATTCTTCAAAGGATATCTTATCAAGTAAAATCAACAATAAATCCATAAATCTATAGACGAAGAATATGAAATAAGACAAGATTAGAGGAATAACGTCACCTGTTACCAAAAGgaataatgtacaaaaacaaagAGCAAAAGTGAACAAACGAGATTGTTGCGAAGCTGGAAAGAGAGGGGCAATACTGAGTGACAGGTGAATGATACGGATAGAGCAGACCAGATGCACATTTCATGTGCCAAAGAAATAAGAATAAAGTCAAAACCTTGAAACGGATATCAGAAATGAACAAAACAGTCCATATACCGGGttgaaaaatgaataaataaaacaaacccATAAGCACAACACGCCTAATGATGACTAAGCAAGACACAGATAGGAGATGACAACAAAAGGAGAGATTAAGCAAAACCCAGATAAATTTACTGATAAAAAAAGGAACTTGACGGCAcgaacaagaaaaaaaactcaCCAATCAGCAATGGCGGAGCTGTGATGGATGACTCCAAATACAGCTCCTTAGAGATTTTCATGCCCTAGCGCATAAACCGCCGTTCATTGATTTAGAGAGACCGATTGCCAATCTGCACCCAGATCATTAATGTGTCTCTGTGCGGTGACTCAGAGAGGACTGTATTCAGAAAGAGAGGCTTTTTTCTCCTTTGTTCTTTCCAAAATTTCCAGGGAGAGAGAAACTGAGAAAATGATGTATACCTCGAGAGAAAATAATAACGCCAAATATCATAAAGAATATTctttaaacaaaaattaagcCCTTTTTTTCCCAATATTTCCCCTGTTTTTGTGTCTTTATCATATCATCTCATTTCCTTCACAATGGTGCGAAGCTATCGGAGCTAGCAAAATTTATTGGGATACGTGTTTTATTGAGATGattttaaatgaaaatgaaatatcaaTTGTGTAAATTTAATGACATGGTTAATGATTTATTTGTATTGGAAAACGttttttatttgtaaatttgttttcttaatttacaGGTGGTTGAAATGACTTGATAGTTGAGGGGGTCCcgattgataaaaaaataagCCAACAAAAAGATATACCAAAGTTCATTCCCTCTCGTTTGACCCAACAAAATGGAGATGATATATTGACACCGTTAGAGTCATTTTTATTTCCATACCCCATTAAAAATGACAAGAAATACCATCCATGTCCCTTAAAATGGTACCATTGCTATCATTTGTGTGGAGGAGTGGAGGGATAACATTTAGGGTTGGGTGGAGATCAATTAGTCATAGAATTTGATGGAGAAAATATGAAATAAGATAGATTTTAAATCTTTTTGAGATTTAATTTTGTAGGGAATTTAGGGGCCATCCATATTTGCTTCCCAAAAGTAACACACACTTTTCACCTCAAATAATTCAATTCCCACCCATCCATATTGGTGGGGATAAAGAGAATAAGACTATTTATTCACTTTCTTTTATATAATATAGTAACATATACTTTCAATTCATTTAgccaaaaataacaataatcatTTTTTCTAATCTATTgcttattcaaaaaaaaaaaggatctcTATTTAGGCATGATTTGAAAAGTGGTTCAAAGATAGGGTTTGTGGGGCATGATTGTTGAATTAATCTCTTAAATATCATTGCTTCTTTTACTACAATCCAATAATGGGTGTTATCTCAATATTGAAAGGATTATTAAAG
This genomic window from Tripterygium wilfordii isolate XIE 37 chromosome 9, ASM1340144v1, whole genome shotgun sequence contains:
- the LOC120005803 gene encoding protein NARROW LEAF 1-like; this encodes MDRTKLDLRVHHSGSIQSEESVLDLERNYCNHHNLPSSSPSPLQTFASAGQHSESNAAYFSWPTLSRLNDAAEDRENYFGNLQKGVLPETLGRLPSGQQATTLLELMTIRAYHSKILRRFSLGTAIGFRIRRGVLTDIPAILVFVARKVHRQWLSHSQCLPAALEGPGGVWCDVDVVEFSYYGAPAQTPKEQLYTEVVDGLRGSDPCIGSGSQVSSQETCGTLGAIVKSRTGNRQVGFLTNRHVAVDLDYPSQKMFHPLPPSLGPGVYLGDVERATSFITDDLWYGIFAGTNPETFVRADGAFIPFAEDFNVNNIITTVKGVGEIGDAHIIDLQAPINSLIGRQVVKVGRSSGLTTGTIMAYALEYNDQKGICFLTDFLVVGENQQTFDLEGDSGSLILLTCRNGEKPRPVGIIWGGTANRGRLKLKVGHPPENWTSGVDLGRLLDLLELDLITTNEGLQVAVEEQINASAAGIESTVVEYSPPDRVPSRDKIEVNFEPLNLNIQQVLVEGESHQGLTAPFVHPEFHIEDGVEKPPKIEHQFIPNFTGTSPEHEKGRCGNQECKPLALSNYSDEELHVSLQLGEPELKRRKHSV